DNA sequence from the Capsicum annuum cultivar UCD-10X-F1 unplaced genomic scaffold, UCD10Xv1.1 ctg63845, whole genome shotgun sequence genome:
CCCATAAGTGTGCAGTACATCCTGTATTTTATTACTCACCTAATGGATATCCTTCCTAATGTTTACATATGTTCATGGTGCCAGGGTTATGGAATGATAGCTGAGGATAACTCCGATGAACTAGCAAGTACAGTAACTAGTGTGAGGAATGACTCTATGGCTGAGGATAACACCGATTAACTAGTAAGTCCAGTGACTAGCGTGAAGAATGACTCTATGGCTGAGGATAACATCGATGAACTAGTGAGTCCTGTAACTAGCATGAATAATAACTTTGCTGGAAGTAAGCCAGATAAAATTAGCACAGTAAAACCGAGATCTATGAGTAATGGAAACAAGGTTCTTCCCAGCTATCGCAGCTCCTCCACTACTTCATCTTACAATGCAGCAATACAAGAAGGCAATCCACTGGGAAGTTGAATGCTCCTGATAGTGGACAAGATGTTATTCCTCATTATCTGAGAGCTTCCACTGGTTCTTGCCATGACTTCTGTAAATATGGCAGGAAACATTCCTCTGAAGCAAAGCCATGGCATCCTCtatcaaaaagaaagaacaaatttCTGCTGATGAGCAAAGTCCTGTATGGACCTTGGTGGGAGAGGCAAAAAAGGGGAATTTGGTCAAGCAAAAGCTTTCCACTCCTCCTGGGAGTATGctggaagagaaaaagaaggtgACAGAAGCTGAGCAAAAGCCTTCCACTTCTTTAGGGAGTATGCTGGGAGAGGCGAAGAAGAGGACCGTGGTCATGCAAAAGACTTCCACTACTTCAGGGTGTAACCAGAGTGATGAAAAGAAGGGGATTTTGGTCAATCAAAAGCTTTCCACTCCTCCTGTGAATATGCTGGAAGAGGGAAAGAAGGTAAATGAGGTCTATCAAAAGCCTTCAGCACCTCAGGAGAGTGTACTCAAAGATGAAAAGGAGGTCACTATGGTTGAGCAAAAACCTTCTTCTCCTCCAGGTTGCATGGAGGGAGGGATAGATAAGGTGACTGTGGTTGAGCAGAATTCTTCCGCATCTCTGGTGAGTATACTAGGAGAGGGAGAAAATATGACTGTGGGCTAGAAAAAGCTTTCTACTCCCCCAGGGAGTATGCTGGTAGAGGGAAAGAAAGAGGCCGTGGTCAATCAAAAGCCATCTGCTCCTCCAAGGAGTACGCTAGGACAGGGAAAGAAGTTGAATGTGGTCGATCGAAGGCCTTCTCCCAAGGTTCACTCTCTTGAACcctctaaaataaaaaagaaaaagatactgCTGCCACCAAAGAGTGTTCACTCTCTGAAATTGGATTCCTCAAGTGACAAGATGCCAGAGacagaaaagaaaatgaaatcttCATCTAAGATCTTAGGAGGTGTAGATGCAGGAGGCAAGAAAGACAATGTTgctaattatagaaaacaaataatCGTGCCTAAAGTATTTGCAGAGAAATCTTTGAAGACGCCAACTCTTTCATCTCCTCCAAAATCTTCCTCTGTTAAACCTTTGATCTTGAGGGTAAGAAGCAATAAAATCTTAAAACTGCTGACCAGAACAAGATGCGGAGAGATGGGACAAACAAACTGAACCCTGAAATGGTTCCTGAGAAAACTTTACGTACTCCCAAAGTGAAAGCATCACCAAAGTCTTCATCCCATTTACAATCACGTCCGTTGTctaataaagaagataaaaaggaaGTTGTTAAGCCTGCAGACAGTGCATTGGGTAAATACACCTATAGTAGCAAAAAGTTGTTGCACATAGCAGAAGCAGAAACTGTTGGGAAAAATCAGAAAAAGACATTGAGAAAAGGTAAGACAGGTGTTTCTAATGATAATAATTCTTCGGCAATGAAACTGAAGTTCAGGAGGGGCAAGATAGTTGATCTCCAGCAAGAAACCAGCAGCCCTAGGAGGCTGACATTTAGATGGGGACGACATGTGGGTGAAAGCCAGGACAGCAATATAAGAAAGaaaatctttaaaaagaaaagagttgatggTGACAAAAGTAATACCATGCCTATCTCTGGAAAAATTGTTTTGAGGTATCCGAATGTACAGGGTTTGTTGAATAATGTGATTAAAGAGACGGCGAGTAAGCTTGTTGAAACCGGGAAGAGCAAGGTTAAAGATTTCGTGGGAGCTTTTGAGACGGTGATTTCCCTCCACAATAAACCTTCTGCTGTCACAGTTTCTTGATTAACTAATAGAATTTTATAACAAATAGGAGCAATTGCAAATATAGTGGTTGATATAGCCTTTCTGACCTAGTTTACATATGTTTGTCCTGTTTCTAATTCTGACTCATCTTTTTAACGATTTCTTGATGCTTGCCGATTCTGTTCTCATGATTGAATAAATTTAATTTCTTCTGGGTGCATTTACTTTGAATTGGGAGATAAAGTCGCGCAAGACTACAATTTCTTTTTCACTTGTGGAGGTTGTGATAGTGACGTTAAATCAGTGGGTGTTTGGATGTAGACATTCTAATGTTAGGCTGGTTGCTCAGTGGACATATATTGTTGTTGGACTCATTTACGAGGGATTTGTTCATACTTTCCGTTTAATAAGCGCATTGAAGAAGGCACATCATGTGGAAATACCATCCAAAAAAGAGTTTTGGATGTGGTACTGGTTTGACATTGTTCTTGTATACTATTTGCTTTAGTTGTTCTGTAAAGGGATCTGTCTCTTGACTATAAAATTTATTGCTTTTTTCTCTGTCATACAATACAATAAGATATAAGTAACAATCAAATGTAAATATTGTAACCACCTAAACAAGTAACAATATTTATGTGCATCTTTTATTCAGGTAACTCAAACCAACTTATAATAAGTCCCTTTGTTGGAATATTGTACGTTTTAGCTTAAAGAATCCATTGCAGTTTGTTAGACTTAGATACATGTACCTTCATGGATCCACCTATCAACCATAACATCCAGCTAAAGTTGAGTCACTCCATATACTTAtgttaaaagttattttttgagTTTCCTTACTCCAATTTGTCATTGAAAGCTCACACATTtgctcaactaaatctgagactctTATCGAAGATGGCTAGAAGTATTAATGAAAACGGTCATAAAAGTTTTAGTTCACATAAACTCAGAAATAGTGTCATTGGCCATACAAGTATTCGAGGTAAGTTCTCATAtcacaatataataaaatatctagTTGGAAGAAGATGGTTAGAAGTTCTACATTCGAGAGTATGATTTAATCAAAAGAGTGTTAAGGGTTACATTTGTTTAACTTTTAAGGTGGGGACAAATAAGTTACGAGATCAAATTTCCTTAACTACGTTGTACTATGAAAAGTTCATCAAAAAATGGAGTAGAAACGAAGCCAACAATCAGATCATCCAAAAGTTCATAGAAGCAAGGGTCAAGCAAAGTGCTATACACAAGCCACACGAAATACTCAACTAATAAACGAAACTTCAACAAACGGAGGCAGCATGCAGAAAGTTTCACTAACAACATTATAACATTAGCAAACtaattaaaacattaaaatcCTACAAATCACACATGAATCACTTCAGTTAAAATCCTATTAAGACTGATTTACTGAGAAGCAAAAGAGCAATTTTCCTTCAGTTGTCAGTGCAGCAGTGACGCGACTTCAGAGTCTTCATGGAGAAATTGACATGGCTTCTAATTCTGCTCGAGCGTCTTATGGGGATGATGACTTCTTCTCCTCCACTTGCCTAAATTTCACAAGGAAAATATATAAGTAAGAGAATAGATTTGGCTATTCAAAAAGGATTGTTTATGTTCAAAGAAGATAAAATATACCAAGTTAAATACACTCACATGCTTGGCAGGAATCCTCTCATATGTAGTGAAACTTCCATATGAAGGTGAACCCATTGAGAACTCAGATGCAACCAAGGATTCTCTCTTGTTACTCTTTCTAGGTTTCTTCTCAATGCTCTGAGCCTCATCAACCTCTGATTTAGGATATTTCTTGCTATGAGATGAAGTTATTTGAAAGATGCTCGACATCTTGCTCCTGCGATATCGACCTCTGTTGGCCAATTTTGAGAGGAATGCTTCTCTTTGACAACATGGTGAGTGGAAAATTTCTTACTTGAGAC
Encoded proteins:
- the LOC124893689 gene encoding uncharacterized protein LOC124893689, which encodes MVPEKTLRTPKVKASPKSSSHLQSRPLSNKEDKKEVVKPADSALGKYTYSSKKLLHIAEAETVGKNQKKTLRKGKTGVSNDNNSSAMKLKFRRGKIVDLQQETSSPRRLTFRWGRHVGESQDSNIRKKIFKKKRVDGDKSNTMPISGKIVLRYPNVQGLLNNVIKETASKLVETGKSKVKDFVGAFETVISLHNKPSAVTVS